A genomic window from Manduca sexta isolate Smith_Timp_Sample1 chromosome 5, JHU_Msex_v1.0, whole genome shotgun sequence includes:
- the LOC119190919 gene encoding uncharacterized protein LOC119190919 has product MPKVRVRSTSKLLDLSAVSESAQVVISSPTSQDKESSDPTSNVQFSDFIKLPEKTTVAKEKQRRKKQHATVLTSTPLKKDLIEKENKKITKIQKEQEKEKKKWKGKGQGKKTKVQKGDGPQRAKRQVLQDSNDTSVSDTNTNDLCQDDANDDAEDAGNRCLICCEFGRNNEMWYRCTTCGLWAHAECTGWDSAEGYVCDMC; this is encoded by the coding sequence ATGCCGAAAGTACGAGTAAGGAGCACATCAAAACTATTAGATTTATCAGCTGTAAGTGAATCAGCGCAAGTAGTTATCTCTTCCCCGACATCACAAGACAAAGAGTCGTCTGATCCTACGTCAAATGTTCAATTTtccgattttataaaattaccagAGAAAACAACTGTGGCTAAAGAGAAACAGCGTCGAAAGAAGCAGCATGCTACTGTATTAACCTCAACTCCACTGAAGAAAGATTTGAtagaaaaggaaaataaaaagataacaaaaatacagaAAGAgcaagagaaagaaaaaaagaaatggaAAGGTAAGGGTCAGGGGAAGAAGACTAAGGTGCAGAAGGGTGATGGTCCCCAAAGGGCAAAGAGACAGGTTCTTCAAGATTCAAACGATACATCAGTCTCAGACACTAACACTAACGACTTGTGCCAGGATGACGCAAATGATGATGCAGAAGACGCAGGAAATAGATGCTTGATATGCTGTGAATTTGGACGAAACAATGAGATGTGGTACCGCTGTACCACATGTGGATTGTGGGCACACGCAGAATGCACTGGATGGGATTCTGCCGAAGGGTACGTCTGCGATATGTGTTAG